From the Marinitoga sp. 38H-ov genome, one window contains:
- a CDS encoding chemotaxis protein CheW encodes MKNPFENLKKLILLKEKIIHYVIFKIDNVFYALNTKFIKEIISSKEKKELPNTPDYIVGIINSNNPITLIDLKYLLKKEYQDYTNKMFVINFFYENNNYAFFTKEVIDIVSVEQYNIIDKGEEFKEYFFVDKTFSYEGNIVFVINIEKIFKKETNDY; translated from the coding sequence ATGAAGAATCCTTTTGAAAATTTAAAGAAATTAATTCTTTTAAAAGAAAAAATTATTCATTATGTTATATTTAAAATAGATAATGTCTTTTATGCTCTAAATACGAAATTTATAAAAGAAATAATTAGTTCAAAAGAAAAAAAAGAATTGCCAAATACACCAGATTATATTGTAGGAATAATAAACAGTAATAACCCCATAACATTGATAGACTTAAAATACTTATTAAAGAAGGAATATCAAGATTATACAAATAAAATGTTTGTTATAAATTTTTTTTATGAAAATAATAATTATGCGTTTTTTACTAAAGAAGTTATAGATATTGTTTCTGTTGAACAATATAATATAATAGATAAAGGAGAAGAATTTAAAGAATATTTTTTTGTAGATAAAACATTTTCATATGAAGGGAATATTGTTTTTGTAATAAATATTGAAAAAATTTTTAAAAAAGAAACCAACGACTATTAA
- the panC gene encoding pantoate--beta-alanine ligase, which yields MEVIKTISEMKEIRNKFIREGKTIGFVPTMGYLHKGHLSLVEQARKDNDIVVVSIFVNPTQFGPNEDFDRYPRDLNRDLELLKPYNVDYIFNPEVEEIYAKNYSTYVEETKLTKVLCGKSRPGHFKGVTTIVNKLFNIVRPTKAYFGQKDAQQFRVLRKMVDDLNMDVEMIEMPIIREEDGLAMSSRNIYLNSEERKQALALSKSLKKAKELYENGERDTKKIKEEMKRVFDKNPLVKIDYIEIVDEYNLENVDIIEKKVLVAVAAFVGKARLIDNIILG from the coding sequence ATGGAAGTAATAAAAACAATTTCTGAAATGAAGGAAATTAGAAATAAATTTATTAGAGAAGGTAAAACTATAGGTTTTGTACCAACTATGGGCTATTTACATAAGGGACATTTATCTTTAGTTGAACAAGCTAGAAAAGATAATGATATTGTCGTAGTAAGTATATTTGTTAATCCAACACAATTTGGTCCTAATGAGGATTTTGATAGATATCCAAGAGATTTAAATAGAGATTTAGAATTATTAAAACCATATAATGTTGATTATATTTTTAATCCTGAAGTGGAAGAAATATATGCAAAAAATTATTCTACTTATGTAGAAGAAACAAAATTAACAAAAGTGTTATGTGGTAAATCTAGACCGGGTCATTTTAAAGGCGTTACAACAATAGTAAATAAATTATTTAATATAGTAAGACCAACAAAAGCATATTTTGGTCAAAAAGATGCACAACAATTTAGAGTATTAAGAAAAATGGTTGATGATTTAAACATGGATGTTGAAATGATAGAAATGCCTATAATTCGTGAGGAAGACGGTTTAGCAATGAGTTCTAGAAATATATATTTAAATTCCGAAGAAAGAAAACAAGCTTTAGCTTTAAGTAAGTCTCTTAAAAAAGCCAAAGAACTATATGAAAATGGTGAAAGAGATACCAAAAAGATAAAAGAAGAAATGAAAAGAGTATTTGATAAAAATCCACTTGTTAAGATTGATTATATAGAAATAGTTGATGAATATAATTTAGAAAATGTAGATATTATTGAAAAAAAGGTTTTAGTAGCAGTAGCCGCTTTTGTTGGTAAGGCACGATTAATAGATAATATAATATTAGGGTGA
- a CDS encoding glucodextranase DOMON-like domain-containing protein: MRKLVFIVLTALLSILFISCGAQQTTSTNEIPAVSENLNETSLITLTFKVNLPSNTPKDENIYIVGSFNDWNPGDEKYILTRNGNIGEITLSVEKDAEIEYKYTRGNWGTVEKDENGGEINNRKVIADENKIIADEVKSWADIPAEIKTKAQPGEKAIVTFIVTLPTNTPSSDDIYIVGNFNDWDPGQLVMERSGNKATFKLETEVGKRLEYKYTRGNWDTVEKDEKGEELSNRVVIVEDIDQTQEDNVASWRDIPPQSSTEDTAEIENITENSVENFLSKIPKGDDNKEPLKVAIVWHHHQPSYKIPGDLNAEMPWVRAHAINDYPYMADLVDKYLTSGSVTFNITPVLLIQLMDYVNNNAKDKYLELSLKDNLTDEEKEFVKWHFFDINSQFIDSHPRYAELREKRDKNIEFTEQDWLDLKVAWNLYWINNEYINSDLKLKSLVEKDKNYTKEDLEYVISVHYKLMSEIVEKYKKLWDEGKIELTTTPYYHPILPLLVDMGWPEDAEAQIRRGLEYFTSIFERKPLGMWPSEQAVSTPLVPMFTDNDIKWIITDKQILQKAGVNTGDPHQLYKPYRVTVDGKSLVVFFRDTDLSDRIGFKYSTMSKENAVKDFLSTLHNIQKMNDEGNMVVTVALDGENAWEHYPNNGNDFRKLFYQALSNDPYIELVTPNEYIESYGVSNEINQLPKGSWVGGSLDTWYGEKEENEGWERLSQARKALMDNKDKMTEEEFKKALDILYAAEGSDWFWWYGSDQDAGNNEVLFDMHFKKLLVQLYRKAGISEDKIPGYLFIANKKPSVASKGNIGKVEITLDGIVDNIEMEKSGYYLDDDSGVMYKEGDLIAGFYVGRDNSNIYVAVELKKSIDELAGKPYKLELYTDMPGANKLNTRTAYSKTGEEITDLGFALAKRFSFNIGKYPDSKDLYYYNASGTERWMIAGKSSEYIAINGNIVEFKIPYDLIGIKSGNEFNLAVVMAYTEKNNSSDVDFAPNAGPVHIMIPKEIGGKLVKTFEDPIGDEDGPGGYKYPKDGAFEPYKGLWDIEWVKVFDADDSFVFKFKFGEVTNPWGAPKGFSHQLINIYLDTKDGGLTKTYKDGARVQFDNNHPWDYFIKVAGWPSYGQLLATSDEQELPEGVQVEADPGEKIITVIVMKKFIDLSSNKIYAYFMVGSQDGYGADNFRAVTPEETQWTLGGYPEDAGDFGPYVLDIVVPEGYNQYDVLSSYNNTEYATLVPVEIEF; encoded by the coding sequence ATGCGAAAACTTGTGTTTATTGTATTAACCGCGCTCTTATCAATCCTTTTTATTAGTTGTGGTGCTCAACAAACAACTTCAACAAATGAAATTCCTGCTGTTTCAGAAAATTTAAATGAAACATCATTAATAACATTAACATTTAAAGTAAATTTACCTTCAAACACACCTAAAGATGAAAACATATACATAGTTGGTTCATTCAATGATTGGAATCCTGGAGACGAAAAATATATTCTTACTAGAAATGGAAATATAGGAGAAATAACGTTATCAGTAGAAAAAGATGCTGAAATAGAATATAAATATACAAGAGGTAATTGGGGAACTGTTGAAAAGGATGAAAACGGTGGAGAAATAAATAATAGAAAAGTTATTGCAGATGAAAATAAAATTATTGCAGATGAAGTAAAAAGCTGGGCAGATATTCCTGCCGAAATAAAAACAAAAGCTCAACCTGGAGAAAAAGCTATTGTTACTTTTATAGTTACATTACCTACAAATACCCCATCTTCTGATGACATATATATTGTAGGGAATTTTAATGACTGGGATCCTGGACAACTTGTTATGGAAAGATCAGGAAACAAAGCAACTTTTAAACTAGAAACAGAAGTTGGAAAACGATTAGAATATAAATACACAAGAGGCAATTGGGATACAGTAGAAAAAGATGAAAAAGGTGAAGAATTATCTAATAGAGTTGTAATAGTAGAAGATATTGATCAAACTCAAGAGGATAATGTCGCTTCATGGAGAGATATTCCTCCTCAATCTTCTACAGAAGATACTGCAGAAATTGAAAATATTACAGAAAATTCTGTAGAAAATTTTTTGTCAAAAATACCTAAAGGCGATGATAATAAAGAACCTTTAAAGGTTGCTATAGTATGGCATCATCATCAACCTTCATATAAAATACCTGGAGATTTAAATGCTGAAATGCCTTGGGTTAGAGCTCATGCTATAAATGATTATCCATATATGGCAGATTTAGTTGATAAATATTTAACTTCAGGAAGTGTAACTTTCAATATAACACCTGTATTATTAATTCAATTAATGGATTATGTAAATAATAATGCAAAAGATAAATATTTAGAATTATCTCTAAAAGATAATTTAACTGATGAAGAAAAAGAATTTGTAAAATGGCATTTCTTTGATATAAACTCTCAGTTTATTGATTCTCATCCAAGATATGCTGAATTGAGAGAAAAAAGAGATAAAAATATTGAGTTTACTGAACAAGATTGGTTAGATTTAAAGGTTGCTTGGAATCTATACTGGATTAATAATGAATATATTAATAGTGATCTAAAATTAAAATCCTTAGTTGAAAAGGATAAAAATTATACAAAAGAAGATTTAGAATATGTTATTTCTGTTCACTATAAGCTTATGTCAGAAATAGTAGAAAAATATAAAAAATTGTGGGATGAAGGAAAAATAGAATTAACTACAACACCTTATTATCATCCAATTTTACCATTATTAGTTGATATGGGTTGGCCAGAAGATGCTGAAGCACAAATTAGAAGAGGGCTTGAATATTTTACCTCTATTTTTGAAAGAAAACCATTAGGTATGTGGCCTTCAGAACAAGCAGTAAGTACTCCTTTAGTTCCGATGTTTACTGATAATGATATAAAATGGATAATTACAGACAAACAAATACTTCAAAAAGCTGGAGTAAATACTGGAGATCCTCATCAATTATACAAACCATATAGAGTTACTGTAGATGGAAAAAGTTTAGTTGTATTTTTTAGAGATACAGATTTATCAGATAGGATAGGATTTAAATATTCTACTATGTCAAAAGAAAATGCTGTTAAAGACTTTTTATCTACATTGCATAATATTCAAAAAATGAATGATGAAGGAAATATGGTAGTAACCGTTGCTTTAGATGGAGAAAACGCATGGGAACATTACCCTAATAATGGAAATGATTTTAGAAAATTATTTTACCAAGCATTATCAAATGATCCATATATTGAATTAGTTACTCCAAATGAATACATTGAAAGCTATGGCGTTTCTAATGAGATAAACCAATTACCAAAAGGTTCATGGGTAGGCGGTAGTTTAGATACTTGGTATGGGGAAAAAGAAGAAAATGAAGGTTGGGAAAGATTATCTCAAGCAAGAAAAGCATTAATGGATAATAAGGATAAAATGACTGAGGAAGAATTCAAAAAAGCATTGGATATATTATATGCTGCAGAAGGTAGCGACTGGTTCTGGTGGTACGGTTCAGATCAAGATGCAGGAAATAATGAAGTTTTATTTGACATGCACTTTAAAAAATTATTGGTTCAATTATATAGAAAAGCAGGAATTTCTGAAGATAAAATACCTGGCTACTTGTTTATAGCAAATAAAAAACCTTCTGTTGCTTCTAAAGGAAATATTGGAAAGGTTGAAATTACATTAGATGGTATCGTTGATAATATAGAAATGGAAAAAAGCGGTTATTATTTAGATGATGATTCTGGCGTAATGTATAAAGAAGGAGATTTAATTGCAGGTTTTTATGTAGGAAGAGACAATTCTAATATATATGTTGCAGTTGAACTTAAAAAATCTATCGATGAATTAGCTGGAAAACCATATAAATTGGAACTTTATACAGATATGCCTGGAGCAAATAAACTAAATACAAGAACAGCTTATTCAAAAACTGGCGAAGAAATTACTGATCTTGGTTTTGCATTAGCTAAAAGATTTAGTTTTAACATAGGAAAATATCCTGATAGTAAAGATTTATACTATTACAATGCAAGTGGTACTGAACGATGGATGATTGCTGGTAAATCCTCTGAATATATTGCAATTAATGGAAATATAGTTGAATTTAAAATACCTTATGATTTAATTGGAATTAAGAGTGGTAACGAATTTAATTTAGCAGTTGTTATGGCTTATACAGAAAAAAATAATTCTAGCGATGTTGATTTTGCACCTAATGCTGGTCCAGTACACATAATGATTCCTAAAGAAATTGGAGGAAAATTAGTAAAAACATTTGAAGATCCTATAGGAGATGAAGATGGCCCTGGTGGTTATAAATATCCAAAAGATGGTGCTTTTGAACCATATAAAGGATTATGGGATATTGAATGGGTAAAAGTATTTGATGCTGATGATTCATTTGTGTTTAAATTTAAATTTGGTGAAGTGACAAACCCATGGGGAGCACCTAAAGGTTTTTCACATCAATTAATAAATATTTATTTAGATACTAAAGATGGTGGTTTAACAAAAACATATAAAGATGGTGCCAGAGTGCAATTTGATAATAATCATCCTTGGGATTATTTTATAAAAGTTGCTGGATGGCCAAGCTATGGTCAATTATTAGCAACATCTGATGAACAAGAATTACCTGAAGGTGTTCAAGTAGAAGCTGATCCAGGAGAAAAAATAATAACTGTTATTGTTATGAAGAAATTTATTGATTTAAGTAGTAATAAGATTTATGCATATTTCATGGTAGGTTCTCAAGATGGATATGGTGCTGATAACTTTAGAGCAGTAACTCCAGAAGAAACACAATGGACACTTGGCGGATATCCTGAAGATGCTGGAGATTTTGGACCTTATGTTTTAGATATTGTTGTACCAGAAGGTTATAATCAATATGATGTTTTATCTTCTTATAATAATACTGAATACGCAACATTGGTTCCTGTAGAGATTGAATTTTAA
- a CDS encoding DUF362 domain-containing protein, translating to MPSKVYFTNLRTKPGMNLLDKLERLVKKAGIESIDFNNKYVAIKIHFGEPGNLAYIRPNYAARIVKIIKELGGKPFLTDANTLYSGRRHNAIDHLQSAYENGFNPLTTGCHVIIADGLKGTDYTEIPINLEYCKTAKIGNAVADSDIIIAMTHFKGHEQAGFGGTLKNLGMGAASRGGKLELHSTSQPKIVEKNCVGCGICVKNCAHDAIHLNEEKIAYIDYDKCVGCGQCVAVCQYNAAQVIWDESSEIMNKKIAEYTYAIVKDKPAFYINFIMNVSPDCDCWSNNDYPLVPDIGIAASFDPVALDMASVDLIKNAPALPGSKIYKDHSHDFVGEDKFKFVHPNADWEAGLNHAEKIGLGTKEYELIEI from the coding sequence ATGCCATCAAAAGTTTATTTTACTAATTTAAGGACAAAACCTGGTATGAATTTGTTAGACAAGTTAGAAAGATTAGTAAAAAAAGCGGGAATTGAAAGCATAGATTTTAATAATAAGTACGTAGCGATAAAAATTCATTTTGGAGAACCTGGGAATTTAGCATATATCAGGCCGAATTATGCAGCAAGAATAGTAAAAATAATAAAGGAATTAGGTGGGAAACCATTTTTAACTGATGCCAATACATTATATTCAGGAAGAAGACATAATGCAATTGATCATTTACAAAGTGCGTATGAAAATGGGTTTAATCCGTTAACAACAGGTTGTCATGTTATAATTGCTGATGGTTTAAAAGGTACAGATTATACTGAAATACCAATTAATTTGGAATATTGTAAAACTGCAAAAATAGGGAATGCGGTTGCAGATAGTGACATAATTATAGCTATGACACATTTTAAAGGTCATGAACAAGCTGGTTTTGGTGGAACTTTAAAGAATTTAGGAATGGGAGCAGCATCTAGAGGAGGAAAATTAGAATTACATTCAACATCTCAACCTAAAATTGTAGAAAAAAACTGTGTGGGATGCGGAATTTGTGTAAAAAACTGTGCTCATGATGCTATTCATTTAAATGAGGAAAAAATTGCATATATAGATTATGATAAATGTGTAGGATGCGGACAATGTGTAGCTGTTTGTCAATATAATGCAGCTCAAGTAATATGGGATGAATCATCTGAAATAATGAATAAAAAAATAGCAGAATATACATATGCAATTGTTAAAGATAAACCAGCATTTTATATTAATTTTATAATGAATGTATCACCTGATTGTGATTGTTGGTCAAATAACGATTATCCACTAGTTCCTGATATTGGTATTGCTGCATCATTTGATCCTGTTGCTCTTGATATGGCAAGTGTTGATTTAATAAAAAATGCTCCAGCTTTACCAGGAAGTAAGATATACAAAGATCATTCACATGATTTTGTTGGTGAAGATAAATTTAAATTTGTACATCCAAATGCTGATTGGGAAGCAGGATTAAATCATGCAGAAAAAATAGGTCTTGGAACAAAAGAATATGAATTAATAGAAATATAA
- a CDS encoding DMT family transporter, protein MLRAYFFLILVTFIWGSTFPLVKVTVGGDDVYIFLALRFAIASLLSFIIWKKQNFKYGVIIGLFIALGFITQTIGLTLTTASKSGFITSLYIILTPLFSFLVEKEKPHINHIIALPLAAIGSYFLSGGINGINLGDILTFICAIAFALSMVYITKYSKIVEETSLLGYQFLIVALLNGALAFTKPINITLPMVGTAIFTAVFASTLATLIQLKYQKVVSTNTTAFIFVGEPIFAMLSAYIFLKETMTTQQIIGALILLSALIIASVRFGIKEFREM, encoded by the coding sequence ATGTTAAGAGCATATTTTTTTCTAATACTAGTAACATTTATATGGGGTAGCACTTTCCCACTAGTTAAAGTGACTGTTGGTGGTGATGATGTTTATATATTTCTTGCATTAAGATTTGCAATTGCATCATTATTATCTTTTATTATTTGGAAAAAACAAAACTTTAAATATGGTGTAATTATAGGTTTATTCATAGCACTAGGGTTTATTACACAAACTATAGGTTTAACATTAACTACAGCATCTAAAAGTGGTTTTATTACTTCTTTATATATTATATTAACTCCATTATTTTCATTTTTAGTAGAAAAAGAAAAGCCTCATATAAACCATATAATAGCATTACCTCTAGCTGCAATAGGTTCATATTTCTTGTCTGGTGGCATTAATGGTATTAATTTAGGAGATATTTTAACCTTTATCTGTGCTATAGCATTTGCATTATCAATGGTATATATTACAAAATATTCTAAAATTGTAGAAGAAACTTCATTATTAGGTTATCAATTTTTAATTGTTGCTTTATTAAATGGCGCATTGGCTTTTACAAAACCAATTAATATTACGCTTCCAATGGTTGGAACTGCAATATTTACTGCAGTATTTGCTTCAACATTAGCAACATTAATTCAACTAAAATATCAAAAGGTTGTTTCTACAAATACAACAGCATTTATTTTTGTGGGAGAACCTATATTTGCAATGTTATCCGCATATATTTTTCTAAAAGAAACTATGACTACTCAACAAATAATTGGTGCTTTAATACTACTGTCTGCATTAATAATTGCATCGGTTCGATTTGGAATTAAAGAATTTAGAGAAATGTAA
- a CDS encoding NUDIX domain-containing protein yields MENIKSFFEKEKISFDISRLFKNYNQKIAVMCYAENEENEILMLERIKEPFAGKLVPPGGKVEKNEDIIQAIKREFLEETGFILNDLTLKVFTSEEGPEHYNWILFIFLGKINKQKLNYCNEGILKWVKKDKLLEENLTNIDKQIIPYLYEKEGIYYIEINYDENKNAKILNIEKYQKNIMRL; encoded by the coding sequence ATGGAAAATATAAAAAGTTTTTTTGAAAAAGAAAAAATAAGTTTTGATATAAGTAGATTATTTAAAAATTATAATCAAAAAATAGCTGTAATGTGTTATGCTGAAAATGAAGAAAATGAAATTCTAATGCTTGAAAGAATAAAAGAACCATTTGCAGGTAAATTAGTTCCGCCAGGTGGGAAAGTAGAAAAAAATGAAGATATTATTCAAGCAATTAAAAGAGAATTTTTGGAAGAAACAGGGTTTATACTAAATGATTTAACTTTAAAAGTTTTTACATCTGAAGAAGGGCCAGAGCATTATAACTGGATTTTATTTATTTTTCTTGGAAAAATAAATAAACAAAAATTAAATTATTGTAATGAAGGAATTTTAAAATGGGTTAAAAAAGATAAGCTTTTAGAAGAAAACTTGACAAATATTGATAAACAGATTATACCTTATTTATATGAAAAAGAAGGAATATATTATATAGAAATAAATTATGATGAAAACAAAAATGCAAAGATACTTAATATTGAAAAATATCAAAAAAACATTATGAGATTATAA
- a CDS encoding ATP-binding cassette domain-containing protein encodes MVELENITVIYNKGESNEKIGLNNFSLKINEGDFVTIIGSNGAGKTTLFKVLMGLVKPNSGKYYINNVDVTNKTPFQLSKLISIVYQNPDMGVFPDLTIRENLILGAKKGMRFLKFGKLPTLELLSSLNMGLENRLNTKVKELSGGQKQALALILATISKPKLLLLDEHTAALDPKATEKIMELTIRINKEFNITTLMISHNTLVVSKFSQKIIRIENGCIAA; translated from the coding sequence ATGGTTGAACTCGAAAATATCACTGTCATTTACAACAAAGGAGAAAGTAATGAAAAAATTGGCTTAAATAATTTTAGTTTAAAAATAAATGAAGGAGATTTTGTTACTATAATAGGGTCAAACGGTGCAGGAAAAACAACATTGTTTAAAGTATTAATGGGTTTGGTAAAACCAAATAGCGGGAAATATTATATAAATAATGTTGATGTAACAAATAAGACGCCTTTTCAATTATCTAAGTTAATTAGTATTGTATATCAAAACCCAGATATGGGAGTTTTCCCAGATTTAACAATAAGAGAAAATCTAATTCTTGGAGCAAAAAAGGGTATGAGATTTCTAAAATTTGGTAAATTGCCTACTTTAGAACTATTATCTTCATTAAATATGGGATTAGAAAATAGATTAAATACTAAAGTAAAAGAGTTATCAGGAGGGCAAAAACAAGCATTGGCATTGATATTAGCTACAATATCAAAACCTAAATTGTTATTATTAGACGAACACACTGCGGCATTAGATCCAAAAGCTACAGAAAAGATTATGGAATTAACAATAAGAATAAATAAGGAGTTTAATATTACAACATTAATGATATCTCATAATACATTAGTAGTTTCTAAATTTTCTCAAAAAATAATAAGAATAGAAAATGGATGTATAGCCGCCTAA
- a CDS encoding ABC transporter permease, protein MEEIIKQGLILSILSLGVFTSFKIIDIPDLTTDGSYVIGGAITVLLLHNNIYWLIALIIGGLIAGFSGFITGLIHTKTRINPLLASILVMIMLYSINIRIMNGPNMSLPKVSEESSISLSGTKLDFLLDNNENNILLGEKSKNIFINPFAENALLKLSIFVFIIFLLYYLFLKTELGTLLRAFGTNKHGVLSLGVNPNILSVLGLTIGNFLSGISGGLFSMYAGFVDVNMGQGMLVTGLAAVILGEIIFKKDFLFKIPAPLIGGILYQIVISLVIKYGYNIGFKASDLKMATALFIIIVIATRNMEVKKWLNSKISLSFTTKEKVMKKLA, encoded by the coding sequence ATGGAAGAAATAATAAAACAAGGATTGATTTTATCAATATTATCTTTAGGTGTTTTTACATCATTTAAAATTATCGATATTCCCGATTTAACAACAGATGGATCGTATGTAATTGGTGGAGCTATTACAGTGTTACTATTGCATAATAATATATATTGGCTAATAGCATTGATTATAGGTGGTTTAATAGCAGGTTTTTCTGGGTTTATAACAGGATTAATCCATACAAAAACTAGGATTAATCCTTTACTTGCTAGTATTTTAGTAATGATAATGTTATATTCCATAAATATCAGAATTATGAATGGGCCTAATATGTCTTTGCCAAAGGTTTCTGAAGAATCTTCTATAAGTTTATCAGGAACAAAATTGGATTTTTTGCTAGATAATAATGAAAATAACATTCTTTTAGGAGAAAAATCCAAAAATATTTTTATAAATCCTTTTGCTGAAAATGCATTATTAAAATTATCAATTTTTGTATTTATTATTTTTTTATTATATTATTTGTTTTTAAAAACAGAGTTAGGTACATTATTAAGAGCATTTGGAACAAATAAACATGGCGTATTATCTCTTGGTGTAAACCCTAATATATTAAGTGTTTTAGGGTTAACTATAGGAAATTTTTTGTCTGGAATTAGTGGTGGATTATTTTCTATGTATGCAGGATTTGTTGATGTAAATATGGGGCAAGGTATGTTAGTAACAGGATTAGCTGCAGTAATATTAGGTGAAATAATTTTCAAAAAAGATTTTCTTTTTAAAATACCAGCACCATTAATTGGTGGAATATTATATCAAATTGTTATTAGTTTGGTTATTAAGTATGGATATAATATAGGATTTAAAGCAAGTGATTTAAAGATGGCAACAGCATTATTTATTATCATCGTTATAGCTACGAGAAATATGGAGGTGAAAAAATGGTTGAACTCGAAAATATCACTGTCATTTACAACAAAGGAGAAAGTAATGAAAAAATTGGCTTAA
- a CDS encoding ABC transporter substrate-binding protein produces the protein MKKALLSLFVLFVSLGFSLTVGITQIVDHPALNQVKDAIIKTIKEENSNVEIVFQNAQGSYQNAVSIAQEFKNSVDIIVAITTPSAQAAVNTIKDKPVVFSAVTDPISAGLIKKFGKNEGNVVGLSDLLPVNVHLSLLKKVYPNAKNVGIIFNPGEQNSITLLELSKKFAKDLKLNIIEIPGTTSSEMITSLNTKIKNIDVVYIFTDNLLASTIESVSDILNSNSIPSISGDIALAKQAKSVIGFGFDYYSLGLETGKIVNEIIKGKKISELESKTMDMNALNLLINIKSAKKFNIEIPESLLEIADLVLR, from the coding sequence ATGAAAAAGGCATTATTATCATTATTTGTATTATTTGTATCTTTAGGGTTTTCTTTAACAGTTGGTATTACACAAATTGTGGATCATCCGGCTTTAAATCAGGTTAAGGATGCGATTATAAAAACTATTAAAGAGGAAAATTCTAATGTCGAAATAGTTTTTCAAAATGCACAGGGTTCATATCAAAATGCTGTTTCTATTGCACAAGAATTTAAAAATTCAGTAGATATTATTGTTGCAATAACAACGCCAAGTGCCCAAGCAGCTGTAAATACCATAAAAGATAAACCAGTTGTGTTTTCTGCTGTCACTGATCCAATTAGTGCTGGGTTAATAAAAAAATTTGGTAAAAATGAAGGAAATGTTGTTGGATTAAGTGATTTATTACCTGTTAATGTACATTTATCATTATTAAAAAAAGTATATCCAAATGCTAAAAATGTTGGGATAATATTTAATCCAGGAGAGCAAAATTCTATTACTTTGTTGGAATTATCTAAAAAATTTGCTAAAGATCTAAAATTAAATATTATAGAAATTCCTGGAACAACTTCTTCTGAGATGATAACTTCTTTAAATACAAAAATAAAAAATATTGATGTTGTGTATATTTTTACAGATAACTTATTAGCTTCTACAATAGAAAGTGTGTCAGACATATTAAATAGTAATTCTATACCTTCAATTTCAGGAGATATTGCATTAGCTAAACAAGCAAAAAGTGTTATAGGTTTTGGTTTTGATTATTACTCTTTAGGACTTGAAACAGGAAAAATTGTAAATGAAATAATCAAAGGTAAAAAAATATCTGAATTAGAATCAAAAACCATGGATATGAATGCATTAAATTTATTAATTAATATTAAATCTGCGAAAAAATTTAACATAGAGATACCTGAATCATTATTGGAAATTGCTGATTTAGTGTTGAGGTGA